Proteins co-encoded in one Setaria viridis chromosome 9, Setaria_viridis_v4.0, whole genome shotgun sequence genomic window:
- the LOC117839195 gene encoding anthocyanin 5-aromatic acyltransferase → MAAAPDDDAAGGSSSRLRLRVVDTTLVTPAGPALPPLSLPLTFFDVKWLHLPPVERVFFYRLSSPEAANVDTILAAFKDSLSQALRVFYPLAGHIVLPVASRHELVYRPGDAVPFTTAEYDLDMDDLVSYDDPVSVRRLAPLVPQLPKGRAVLAVQATLLLRRRSLALGVTVHHSACDGASSTHFLHTWAAAARAGAPPPPPPVIVDRIPDSRGLYDIYLKSLPPIISDDAFEFVSKPPSSFEDRLLATFTLPRSLQESIKGVVASEAARRGITPPRCSSMLATYAFIWSCYCRSRSGSGSKTTSYFLFSVDHRARLMKSAVPATYFGNCLCPAIAAAPEEEVAAAGIAGLLAACAAVAAALEEEVREGAQDTWHACVDRVKQAVASGSLLSVAGSPRFRLYDVDFGLGRPAKVEMVSAAKSGAMPIAEARVGGGVEVGVSLPAADGAMERFQKSFADGIACLSLCD, encoded by the coding sequence atggcggcggcgcctgatgatgatgccgccggcggcagcagcagccgcctccgcctccgcgtggTGGACACCACCCTGGTGACGCCCGCTGGTCCCGCACTGCCGCCGCTCTCCCTCCCGCTAACCTTCTTTGACGTCAAGTGGCTCCACCTCCCCCCCGTCGAGCGCGTCTTCTTCTACCGCCTCTCCTCCCCGGAGGCGGCCAACGTCGACACCATCCTCGCCGCCTTCAAGGACTCTCTGTCCCAGGCTCTCCGCGTCTTCTACCCGCTGGCCGGGCACATCGTCCTCCCGGTGGCGAGCCGCCACGAGCTCGTGTACCGCCCGGGCGACGCCGTCCCCTTCACCACTGCCGAATACGACCTGGACATGGATGACCTCGTCTCCTACGACGACCCCGTCAGCGTGAGGAGGTTGGCCCCGCTCGTGCCGCAGCTGCCCAAGGGCCGCGCCGTGCTCGCCGTGCAGGCCACTCTCTtgctccgccgccggagcctcgCCCTTGGCGTCACCGTCCACCACTCCGCCTGCGACGGCGCCAGCTCCACGCACTTCCTCCACACCTGGGCCGCAGCGGCGCGCGccggagcgccaccgccgccgcccccggtcaTCGTCGACCGCATCCCGGACTCCAGGGGCCTCTACGACATCTACCTCAAAAGCCTGCCGCCGATCATCTCCGACGACGCCTTCGAGTTCGTCAGCAAGCCGCCCAGCTCCTTCGAGGACAGGCTCCTGGCAACGTTCACGCTGCCCCGGAGCCTGCAGGAGAGCATCAAGGGCGTCGTCGCCAGCGAGGCGGCGCGACGCGGCATCACGCCGCCACGGTGCTCGTCCATGCTCGCCACCTACGCCTTCATCTGGTCCTGCTACTGCCGAAGCCGCAGCGGCAGTGGCAGCAAAACCACCAGCTACTTCCTCTTCTCCGTGGATCATCGCGCTCGGCTGATGAAGTCGGCCGTCCCAGCCACCTACTTTGGCAACTGCCTCTGcccggccatcgccgccgcgccggaggaGGAAGTGGCGGCCGCGGGCATTGCCGGCCTGCTGGCGGCctgcgcggcggtggcggcggcgttggaggaggaggtgcgcgaGGGGGCGCAGGACACGTGGCACGCCTGCGTGGACCGAGTCAAACAGGCCGTGGCCAGCGGGTCCCTCCTGTCCGTGGCCGGCTCGCCCAGGTTCCGACTCTACGACGTCGACTTTGGCttgggccggccggccaaggTGGAGATGGTGTCGGCGGCCAAGAGCGGCGCCATGCCGATCGCCGAGGcacgcgtcggcggcggcgtcgaggtggGCGTCTCTCTGCCGGCGGCCGACGGTGCCATGGAGCGGTTCCAAAAGAGTTTCGCCGACGGCATCGCCTGCCTCTCTCTCTGCGACTAG
- the LOC117839192 gene encoding uncharacterized protein has protein sequence MEYMVARVSQHAAAYNAQPQESVAVAVADHRPPPVSQRTRGSAMTQHRRRQALEQEVADLQKQLSDEQTVHQILERALQPSSARSAVLSIPAFIPAKAKELLAELLLVEEEIARLEDQIKTMKQGGRGGMTMPPPEPDAPPPTTNSKSPRPSAAGNNNHLNKSMFFISQAMAAMDKHVATPMGSSPKQNSINFALPPPPTRSRHSLDKQQQPAKTTILHELPISSKQSVNPNKLSERIVKCLICIFIRLLRSSRVADMDKSGNLATSFSFRIDTGLNVAAAAAAKDKDKDRGQQDHYGIFAIQDAIVRDIGPYKNLVRFTSSSSLDLRGFSSSPLLTKLRGMLEALQQVDLRFLNHQQKLAFWLNAYNTCIMHGILQHGLPSNSEKLLALKNKATINVSGQKFNALVIENFILRQPSSVKEEFWKCDVDVEEQQVRELYGLKSSEPNILFALCCGIRSSPALRIYKADRVAMDLEKAKLEYLQASLVVTSTRRLLIPSLIHSSMHDFAKDMESLLRWICEQLPTSWSLRKSMVECLSLRGHTHHLINMEEVVDVIPFDYEFQYLLPM, from the exons atggagtACATGGTCGCCCGGGTGTCGCAGCACGCTGCTGCTTACAACGCTCAACCTCAAGAGtctgtcgccgtcgccgtcgccgaccacCGCCCTCCGCCTGTG TCGCAGCGGACTCGGGGCAGCGCCATGACGCAGCACCGCCGGCGGCAGGCTCTGGAGCAGGAGGTCGCCGACCTGCAGAAGCAGCTCTCCGACGAGCAGACGGTGCACCAGATCCTGGAGCGTGCTCTGCAGCCCAGCTCGGCGCGGTCCGCCGTCCTGAGCATCCCGGCCTTCATCCCCGCCAAGGCCAAGGAGCTGCTCGccgagctgctgctggtggaggAAGAGATCGCCAGGCTCGAGgaccagatcaagaccatgAAGCAGGGAGGCAGAGGCGGCATGACCATGCCACCACCGGAAccggacgcgccgccgccgacaaccAACAGCAAATCCCCTcgtccctccgccgccggcaacAACAACCACCTCAACAAGTCCATGTTCTTCATCAGCCAGGCCATGGCGGCCATGGACAAGCATGTGGCCACCCCAATGGGCAGCAGCCCCAAGCAGAACAGCATCAACttcgccctgccgccgccgccaaccagAAGCAGGCATTCGCTtgacaagcagcagcagccagcaaagACGACGATCCTCCACGAGCTGCCCATAAGCAGCAAGCAGAGCGTCAATCCCAACAAGCTGTCCGAGAGGATCGTCAAGTGCCTCATCTGCATCTTCATCAGGCTGCTCAGGTCATCACGGGTAGCCGACATGGACAAGTCCGGCAACCTCGCCACCAGCTTCAGCTTCAGGATCGACACCGGCCtcaacgtcgccgccgccgccgccgccaaggacaAGGACAAGGACAGGGGGCAGCAGGACCACTACGGCATCTTTGCCATCCAGGACGCCATTGTCAGGGACATTGGCCCTTACAAGAATCTCGTCAGGTTCACCTCCAGCTCCTCCTTGGACCTCAGAGGATTCTCCAGCTCCCCCCTGCTCACCAAGCTCAGGGGGATGCTAGAGGCGCTGCAGCAGGTGGATCTACGGTTCCTCAACCACCAGCAGAAGCTGGCATTCTGGCTCAACGCCTACAACACCTGCATCATGCAC GGCATCCTGCAGCATGGCTTGCCCTCAAACTCGGAAAAGTTGCTTGCACTCAAGAACAAGGCCACGATCAACGTGTCAGGCCAGAAGTTCAACGCCCTGGTGATCGAGAATTTCATCTTGAGGCAGCCGTCAAGTGTGAAAGAA GAATTCTGGAAATGCGATGTGGACGTGGAAGAGCAGCAGGTGAGGGAGCTCTATGGACTCAAGAGCTCAGAGCCTAACATTCTGTTTGCACTGTGCTGCGGCATCAGATCATCTCCAGCA CTCCGGATCTACAAAGCCGATCGCGTCGCCATGGATCTCGAGAAGGCGAAGCTGGAGTACCTGCAGGCATCGCTGGTGGTGACGTCGACGAGGCGGCTGCTGATCCCGAGCCTGATACACTCTAGCATGCATGACTTTGCAAAGGACATGGAGTCGCTGCTCCGGTGGATCTGCGAGCAGCTGCCGACGTCGTGGTCGCTGAGGAAATCCATGGTGGAGTGCCTGAGCCTGAGGGGGCACACCCACCATCTCATCAacatggaggaggtggtggatgtCATTCCATTCGACTACGAATTTCAGTACCTGCTGCCCATGTGA
- the LOC117839198 gene encoding OVARIAN TUMOR DOMAIN-containing deubiquitinating enzyme 12 has product MVFYDHDPDITRWGLHLLLPAAHGCSAHHHTQTTATTPYTAYTPQHPSSSSAEIKVEHVPHCSDDAVDNDEIIAQALQEELSHVALAEASGASSSHDDNHSAVLTQHWFRPRTIHVASASQEAETREEPFSSCSSPGDDNVQHGEACLIDLMDDFSVIDGEVGKRLNDMVPVPHVPKTNGEIPSVDEAVSDHQRLLDRLVLYGLVELKVNGDGNCQFRALSDQFYRTPEHHRFVRQQVLKQLELHPEFYAGYVPMDYREYLKKMSKSGEWGDHVTLQAAADSYGVKVFILTSFKDTCYIEILPVVEKSRRVICLSFWAEVHYNSIYPEGEELPITEKKRRSWWPF; this is encoded by the exons ATGGTTTTCTACGACCATGACCCGGATATCACCCGATGGggccttcacctcctcctccccgctgcACATGGATGCTCTGCCCATCATCACACCCAAACCACCGCCACTACACCTTATACCGCCTACACTCCGCAGCATCCCAGCTCCAGCTCCGCTGAGATCAAGGTTGAGCATGTCCCTCACTGCAGCGATGATGCCGTTGACAACGACGAGATCATCGCGCAGGCCCTGCAGGAGGAGCTGTCCCACGTCGCCCTTGCAGAAGCATCCGGAGCGTCATCCTCCCATGACGACAACCATTCCGCTGTTCTCACGCAACACTGGTTCCGCCCACGCACCATCCATGTAGCATCAG CTTCTCAAGAGGCGGAGACCAGGGAGGAACCTTTTAGTTCATGCTCAAGCCCTGGGGATGACAATGTCCAACATGGCGAGGCTTGCTTGATAGACCTCATGGATGACTTCTCTGTCATTGATGGTGAAGTTGGCAAAAGATTGAATGACATGGTTCCTGTTCCT CATGTCCCCAAGACAAATGGAGAGATTCCTTCTGTTGATGAAGCTGTTTCAGATCATCAAAGACTCCTTGACAG attggTGCTGTATGGCTTGGTTGAGCTGAAGGTTAACGGAGATGGGAATTGTCAG TTTCGAGCATTGTCAGATCAATTTTACCGCACTCCTGAACATCACAGATTTGTTCGCCAGCAAGTGCTGAAGCAG CTTGAATTGCATCCTGAGTTTTATGCGGGATATGTCCCTATGGATTACAGGGAATATCTCAAAAAGATGTCAAA GAGTGGAGAGTGGGGTGACCACGTTACATTGCAGGCTGCTGCAGACTCG TATGGTGTGAAGGTTTTCATCCTGACATCATTTAAAGATACATGCTACATTGAAATCCTTCCTGTTGTCGAGAAGTCAAGAAGAG TGATATGCTTGAGTTTTTGGGCTGAGGTGCACTACAATTCGATATACCCGGAAGGAGAAG AGTTGCCCATtacggagaagaagaggaggagttGGTGGCCCTTCTAG